One window from the genome of Saprospiraceae bacterium encodes:
- the murG gene encoding undecaprenyldiphospho-muramoylpentapeptide beta-N-acetylglucosaminyltransferase — protein sequence MKFKMKLLISGGGTGGHVFPAIAIADAVKYLNPEVDILFVGALGKLEMKKVPEAGYKIIGLPIRGFNRKLSIENLKFGYRLIKSMLMAFQIIKNFKPDVVLGVGGYASGPVLRIASWLGTTTMIQEQNSYPGITNKILSKAASKIFVAFSGMDKYFDKAKIILTGNPIRKDLIRVKDKSEGLSHFNLEPEKITIGVLGGSLGAGAINQAMLNCYESILKRSDIQWIWQTGELYKDKIAQHQISDCKQVNVFAFIDRMDLFYAACDIVVSRAGALTLAELSVQAKPCILIPSPNVAEDHQRKNARAFVETGAALMIEDSDLLNKFWAGIVSLTEDPGKRKQMSERLLNISKPMAAQEIAKYIVDSKAV from the coding sequence ATGAAATTCAAAATGAAGTTGCTAATTAGTGGTGGCGGTACTGGTGGACATGTATTTCCTGCAATAGCGATTGCGGATGCAGTTAAATATTTAAATCCAGAAGTGGATATTTTATTTGTTGGTGCATTGGGGAAATTAGAAATGAAAAAAGTACCTGAAGCTGGATATAAAATAATTGGACTGCCAATTCGTGGATTTAATAGGAAGTTAAGCATAGAAAATTTAAAATTTGGATACCGTTTAATAAAAAGCATGTTGATGGCTTTTCAAATAATTAAAAATTTTAAACCCGATGTGGTTCTAGGAGTGGGTGGCTATGCCAGCGGACCGGTTTTACGGATCGCCTCATGGCTTGGAACCACAACCATGATTCAAGAACAGAATTCATACCCGGGTATTACAAATAAAATACTTTCGAAAGCTGCATCTAAAATATTTGTTGCCTTTAGTGGAATGGATAAATATTTTGATAAAGCTAAAATTATTTTAACGGGAAATCCAATACGGAAAGATCTCATTCGTGTGAAAGATAAATCAGAAGGATTGAGTCACTTCAATTTAGAACCTGAAAAAATTACAATTGGTGTTTTAGGTGGAAGTTTAGGTGCAGGTGCTATCAATCAAGCGATGTTGAATTGTTACGAATCAATTCTAAAAAGATCAGACATTCAGTGGATTTGGCAAACGGGTGAATTGTATAAGGATAAAATAGCACAGCATCAGATTTCAGATTGCAAACAGGTAAATGTATTTGCGTTTATTGATCGAATGGATTTATTTTATGCTGCTTGCGACATCGTGGTATCTCGTGCGGGAGCTTTAACGCTGGCTGAACTGAGTGTACAAGCTAAACCTTGTATATTAATCCCATCTCCAAATGTTGCAGAGGATCACCAACGAAAGAATGCACGTGCATTTGTTGAGACCGGAGCTGCTCTAATGATTGAAGATTCCGATTTGTTAAATAAATTTTGGGCAGGTATAGTGAGTTTGACTGAAGACCCAGGAAAAAGAAAACAAATGAGTGAGCGACTCTTGAATATAAGCAAGCCTATGGCAGCACAAGAGATTGCAAAATATATTGTTGATTCTAAAGCGGTTTAG
- a CDS encoding FtsW/RodA/SpoVE family cell cycle protein, with translation MTLDISELKNRILSPNFIWTLIFFLVAISLVAVFSASGSITKYDSDNTSFFLGRHVSFILVGLSMIWLFSKIDYRLFNRWAPVLLILTIALLILTFFIGVNVNDAKRWLNIPIINMTFQVSDLAKLALILYLARSISDKQDVIKGFRSAFVPIMLPILIVCGLIAPSNLSTAAVLFAGSIGMMFVGRIDMKYILILAGLGILLLVILLWIETVFPGLTRAETWVARITRFWYGSEDDYQIEQAKIAIANGNILLPNPGKSLLRNFIPYSYADFIYPIICEEWGLFLGAFGVIIIYLLLLFHCVGIVSNTTRAFGALLTIGIGINMVTQAFANIAVALGLVPVTGLPLPFISMGGTSLVFTSISLGMIISVSKHIQNLKLESESGDKAEYMWQDQELNEIQNEVAN, from the coding sequence ATGACATTGGATATTAGTGAATTAAAAAATAGAATATTAAGTCCAAATTTTATCTGGACTTTGATTTTTTTCCTGGTAGCAATATCATTGGTTGCAGTATTTAGTGCGTCTGGAAGTATTACAAAATATGATTCAGATAACACAAGCTTTTTTCTTGGAAGACACGTTAGTTTTATCCTGGTCGGATTATCCATGATTTGGCTATTTAGTAAAATTGACTATCGGTTATTTAATCGATGGGCACCTGTGTTATTAATTTTAACCATTGCATTACTGATCCTTACTTTTTTTATTGGAGTTAATGTAAATGATGCAAAAAGATGGTTGAATATACCCATCATCAATATGACGTTTCAGGTTTCTGATTTAGCTAAATTAGCATTGATTCTATATCTGGCCCGCTCTATTTCTGATAAACAAGATGTTATAAAAGGTTTTAGATCGGCATTTGTCCCTATTATGTTACCTATACTTATTGTTTGTGGTCTCATAGCGCCTTCAAATTTAAGTACTGCTGCTGTTTTATTTGCAGGATCTATCGGGATGATGTTTGTAGGTCGCATTGATATGAAATATATTTTAATTCTGGCAGGCTTGGGTATTTTGTTGTTGGTTATTTTATTGTGGATAGAAACCGTTTTTCCTGGTTTAACCCGAGCAGAAACTTGGGTGGCTAGAATTACCCGATTCTGGTATGGATCAGAAGATGACTATCAAATTGAACAAGCTAAAATTGCAATTGCAAACGGGAACATCCTGTTGCCAAATCCTGGAAAAAGTTTATTGCGAAATTTTATACCATATTCGTATGCAGATTTTATCTATCCGATTATATGTGAAGAATGGGGTTTGTTTCTTGGTGCATTCGGAGTAATTATAATTTATCTTTTATTGCTATTCCATTGTGTTGGAATTGTTAGTAATACCACACGAGCGTTTGGCGCATTGCTTACAATTGGGATAGGAATTAATATGGTGACTCAGGCATTTGCAAATATTGCAGTGGCACTGGGATTGGTTCCGGTCACGGGATTGCCACTGCCATTTATAAGTATGGGTGGAACGTCTCTGGTTTTTACAAGCATCTCATTAGGAATGATTATAAGTGTTAGCAAACATATACAAAATTTGAAATTGGAATCTGAATCTGGCGATAAAGCAGAATATATGTGGCAGGATCAGGAGCTTAATGAAATTCAAAATGAAGTTGCTAATTAG